A region from the Anaerolineae bacterium genome encodes:
- a CDS encoding Tryptophanyl-tRNA synthetase, translating into MTEKKGRVFSGARPTGRQHLGNYLGAIKNYVALQDEYECIYCIVDLHALTTLETTENLRQNSYEMALDFLAAGIRPEETIIFIQSHVPEVTELHTILSMVTPLGKLTDLPTFKEKARQQPHNVNYGLVGYPVLMTADITLYKANVVPVGIDQAPHLEFAREVVRSFNYRYQTNVLIEPEMKSTELPKVLGIDGVQKMSKSLNNHIELAATPEETLQRVMQMVTDPQRQRRTDPGRPEVCNVFTFHKVFSPADMVAEIDVECRRAGIGCVECKQRMAANLNKHLEPFRQKRSEYARDPNYVWDVLRDGKERAAKIARQTMVEVRQAVGLP; encoded by the coding sequence ATGACAGAGAAAAAAGGGCGGGTATTCTCCGGCGCCCGGCCCACCGGACGACAACATCTCGGCAATTACCTTGGCGCAATCAAAAACTACGTTGCCTTGCAGGACGAGTATGAGTGCATCTACTGCATTGTTGACTTACACGCCCTGACCACCCTCGAAACCACCGAGAACCTCCGTCAAAACAGCTACGAGATGGCATTGGATTTTCTGGCAGCAGGGATTCGTCCTGAGGAAACCATCATCTTCATTCAATCCCACGTCCCAGAGGTAACCGAACTCCACACCATTCTTTCTATGGTTACCCCGCTGGGCAAGTTGACCGATTTGCCAACTTTCAAAGAGAAAGCCCGTCAACAACCCCACAATGTTAATTACGGTCTGGTGGGTTATCCGGTGCTAATGACAGCCGATATTACCCTGTATAAAGCCAATGTCGTCCCGGTCGGCATCGACCAGGCTCCACATCTGGAGTTTGCTCGCGAGGTGGTCAGGTCTTTTAACTACCGCTATCAGACGAACGTTCTGATTGAACCCGAAATGAAAAGCACCGAACTCCCCAAAGTGCTTGGCATTGACGGCGTTCAAAAGATGAGCAAGAGTCTGAACAACCACATCGAGCTGGCTGCTACTCCTGAAGAGACCCTCCAAAGGGTTATGCAGATGGTGACCGATCCCCAACGGCAACGGCGGACAGACCCGGGTCGACCGGAAGTGTGTAATGTCTTCACCTTTCATAAGGTCTTCTCTCCCGCAGACATGGTTGCAGAGATCGATGTAGAATGCCGCCGCGCCGGAATTGGCTGTGTGGAATGTAAACAACGCATGGCTGCAAACCTGAACAAACATCTCGAACCTTTCCGCCAAAAACGCAGCGAATACGCGCGTGACCCCAACTACGTCTGGGATGTCCTTAGAGACGGTAAGGAACGCGCCGCAAAGATCGCTCGCCAAACCATGGTCGAAGTTCGCCAGGCGGTTGGTTTACCCTAA
- a CDS encoding D-tyrosyl-tRNA(Tyr) deacylase yields MRLVIQRVRRGSVSVEGKPIAQIRQGLVILVGVGQQDNEDTARFLAEKTAHLRIFEDQDGKMNRSLLDIGGEALVVSQFTLYADTRKGRRPSFTEAALPEQAKPLVDCFADHLQSLGVPTQSGQFGAHMLVSIENDGPVTILLEQ; encoded by the coding sequence ATGCGTCTGGTCATTCAACGCGTTCGCAGAGGCAGCGTCTCGGTTGAAGGAAAGCCGATTGCCCAGATCCGCCAGGGTTTGGTCATCCTGGTTGGAGTTGGTCAGCAAGACAATGAGGATACCGCGCGATTCCTCGCCGAAAAAACCGCCCACCTTCGAATTTTCGAAGATCAAGATGGTAAAATGAATCGCTCATTGTTAGACATCGGAGGTGAAGCGCTGGTGGTTTCCCAATTCACCCTGTATGCGGATACCCGCAAAGGACGGCGACCCTCATTCACCGAGGCTGCCCTGCCAGAGCAAGCCAAACCCCTGGTCGATTGCTTTGCTGATCATTTGCAAAGCCTGGGGGTACCCACCCAAAGCGGTCAATTTGGCGCCCATATGCTGGTCAGCATCGAAAATGACGGCCCGGTAACCATTCTGCTAGAACAGTAG
- a CDS encoding Two component sensor histidine kinase, with protein MDERFLFPEFHLLRQLTRQLHFEFPFTNKGNLKEIFDALDDIIVIVDKETVIHYANQAAIRRFGVPPDQLIGNNLYRLMPFPEVKRRWQTILMGLKQSEHFSFIDRGHGKYALSHVIPFRDRNLTNEYYLIFTIESNSSALSSPTIQPSAGTAFEESIKALHETSAEYNTAHRLEYQLRISLALANAATGVSLAEDLSSALNTLCTQACLALEAPAAVVRLYNQHQNTLEIAGSYGLSEEHLRRNFAIPYPPLAHLASEAAPRVIVADLDQSPPTPADQLSYRSQLSTSVIANIVRQNRFLGVLVILIPKVHPPLTKEDLLFVQAIAEQASIAIDRFRLLKIQERRTRELENLVRLGIELREVLTKREVMETLLEKLSEDIYIELGAGYLLEDQHYVLVSYQSKDYQPPEWLAMPPNPGWRDGRPIFFDHFCLSSALLTEGRQDPISWDNICGLAIPLHSPSTGSGVLLLFFPHPLHLSSDDRHKIYLLQEIGNAAFHRAEALEHLEQLVLERTRELSILYEITALLNAPSDVHSSIDQVLENVLSITKSKLVVVHLYDPKTKQLTVYHEKSSLPADFLTHLISLQSEPPWETVFHRNTTYYLEKPLEWTTEASDPIGTIPLTYLGLPIRSKGEVLGVLSLFGNHDGNYSLNDQIILTAIADQLGLTIERARLTAQGEEIAKLEERQRLARDLHDALTQSLYSLTLLTSGYKRSLHHATLEEIHQWMDELNDIAQNALAELRLLLYELRPTALEQDGLHGALKRRLDAVEKRAGIQTFFEVHGSFRLPAEDEEHFYRIAQEALNNALQHARHQSIWVKLESLPDHFKMTIADDGIGFDFDRVVQQYPHSGLNNMISRARQIEAQLSFDTTPGKGTKLMVLKEYNHV; from the coding sequence ATGGACGAACGGTTCTTATTTCCCGAATTCCACCTGTTACGACAGTTGACCAGACAACTCCATTTCGAATTTCCCTTCACGAACAAAGGGAATTTGAAGGAAATCTTTGATGCACTGGACGACATTATCGTTATCGTGGATAAGGAAACGGTCATCCATTATGCCAATCAGGCTGCGATTCGGCGATTTGGAGTCCCGCCCGATCAACTTATCGGCAACAACTTATACAGGCTTATGCCCTTTCCTGAAGTCAAACGCCGCTGGCAAACCATTCTTATGGGGCTAAAGCAATCTGAGCACTTTTCTTTTATTGATCGTGGGCACGGAAAATATGCGCTGAGTCATGTCATTCCTTTTCGAGACAGAAATCTAACCAATGAATACTACCTGATTTTCACGATCGAGAGTAATAGCTCAGCCCTATCATCTCCGACAATTCAACCTTCTGCCGGCACAGCCTTTGAAGAAAGCATCAAAGCATTACACGAAACGTCTGCCGAATACAACACCGCGCATCGCCTCGAGTATCAATTGCGCATCTCACTGGCACTTGCCAATGCTGCAACCGGTGTCAGTCTCGCTGAAGACCTGTCATCTGCGCTAAACACCTTATGCACCCAGGCCTGCCTCGCCCTCGAAGCTCCCGCTGCGGTCGTTCGACTATACAATCAACATCAAAACACATTGGAAATTGCCGGCTCTTATGGCTTATCCGAAGAGCATCTTCGCCGGAACTTCGCCATTCCTTATCCTCCTCTGGCTCACCTCGCTTCGGAAGCAGCCCCAAGAGTGATCGTCGCCGATCTGGATCAAAGCCCTCCCACTCCTGCCGACCAACTCTCCTATCGCAGCCAATTAAGCACTTCGGTAATCGCAAATATTGTCCGTCAGAATCGCTTTCTAGGTGTACTGGTCATTCTGATCCCCAAAGTCCATCCTCCGCTGACCAAAGAAGATCTGTTATTTGTCCAGGCAATTGCTGAGCAAGCCTCCATTGCGATCGATCGATTCCGTTTGCTGAAAATTCAAGAAAGACGCACCAGGGAACTGGAAAATCTGGTGCGTCTGGGAATTGAACTGAGAGAAGTGCTGACCAAAAGGGAGGTGATGGAGACCTTATTAGAGAAGCTATCGGAAGACATATATATCGAATTAGGAGCAGGTTACCTCCTGGAGGATCAACATTATGTTCTGGTCTCTTATCAAAGTAAGGATTACCAACCTCCTGAGTGGTTGGCTATGCCTCCCAATCCTGGCTGGCGGGATGGCAGACCCATCTTCTTCGATCATTTCTGCCTCTCGAGCGCCTTGCTTACAGAAGGCAGGCAAGACCCAATTTCCTGGGATAACATTTGTGGTCTGGCGATTCCGCTCCATAGTCCGTCGACAGGCTCGGGTGTCCTCCTTTTATTCTTCCCTCACCCTCTCCACTTATCCAGCGACGACCGACATAAGATCTATCTCCTGCAGGAAATTGGCAATGCAGCGTTTCACCGCGCCGAGGCTCTCGAACATCTCGAACAATTGGTTCTAGAGCGCACCCGCGAACTCAGCATCCTCTACGAAATCACTGCCCTGTTGAATGCTCCCTCGGACGTGCATAGTTCCATCGATCAGGTACTGGAAAACGTCCTGAGCATTACGAAATCTAAGCTGGTAGTTGTGCATCTTTACGATCCTAAAACGAAACAATTAACGGTTTACCATGAAAAAAGCTCCCTACCCGCTGACTTTCTTACGCACTTAATTTCTTTGCAGTCCGAACCTCCGTGGGAAACTGTCTTTCACCGAAATACCACTTATTACCTGGAAAAGCCACTTGAATGGACCACAGAGGCCAGTGATCCCATAGGGACGATCCCGTTAACCTATCTGGGACTGCCCATTCGCAGCAAAGGTGAAGTCTTGGGGGTTCTGAGTCTCTTTGGCAACCATGATGGAAATTACTCGCTCAACGATCAGATCATTCTGACCGCCATAGCCGACCAGCTCGGATTAACCATCGAGCGGGCTAGATTGACCGCACAGGGGGAAGAAATTGCCAAGCTGGAAGAAAGACAACGCCTTGCCCGCGATCTCCATGATGCCTTGACTCAATCTCTCTATAGCCTGACTTTGCTGACCTCTGGATACAAACGCTCGCTCCATCATGCCACCCTGGAAGAGATCCACCAATGGATGGACGAACTCAACGACATTGCCCAAAACGCCCTCGCCGAATTGCGTCTGTTGCTATACGAACTGCGTCCTACAGCTTTAGAACAGGACGGTTTGCATGGAGCCTTGAAACGACGCCTGGATGCGGTTGAAAAGCGCGCCGGCATTCAGACGTTCTTTGAAGTGCACGGCAGTTTCCGCCTGCCGGCAGAAGATGAGGAACATTTCTACCGAATTGCCCAGGAAGCGCTTAATAATGCCCTGCAACATGCTCGCCATCAATCCATCTGGGTAAAGCTCGAATCGCTACCCGATCATTTCAAAATGACCATCGCAGATGATGGAATCGGTTTTGATTTCGATCGAGTCGTGCAACAGTATCCTCACTCGGGCTTGAACAACATGATTAGCCGGGCGAGGCAGATTGAAGCACAACTTTCCTTTGATACCACCCCTGGCAAAGGGACAAAGCTGATGGTCTTGAAAGAGTATAACCATGTCTAA
- a CDS encoding Na+/H+ antiporter: MTPFLQLTFALAIIISLAKIGGYLSFRLGQPAVLGELLVGILLGPSILDFLHLSIFTDQHLHEVIQELAEVGVMLLMFLAGLELHISELLKSTKVAILAGVLGVVLPLLMGAGGGALFNLAPKNAIFLGLTLAATSVSISAQTLMELNRLRSKIGFGLLGAAVFDDVLVVLGLSVFTALAMPDSGGQSGFAMILNTIVRMALFLTISSVIGYFLLPILSLKIFSLEISQGLISFVFVSILLFGWLADVLGQMAAITGAFLAGLWFARTSLRDRILSGISTIAYGIFVPVFFVDVGLNADVKTLMGGNFLLFLTLLAIAVIGKVLGAGLGAFFSGYSLQEALQLGVGMMSRGEVGLIVASVGISDGYLTTASFSAIVGVVIATTLITPPILRYLIQRESFVAKTLTESE; encoded by the coding sequence ATGACCCCCTTTCTGCAACTCACCTTTGCGCTCGCCATCATCATCAGCCTGGCAAAGATTGGAGGCTATCTCAGCTTTCGACTTGGTCAACCGGCCGTATTGGGTGAGTTACTGGTCGGCATTTTGCTCGGGCCTTCCATTCTCGATTTTCTTCATCTATCTATCTTCACGGATCAACACCTGCACGAAGTTATCCAGGAACTCGCCGAGGTGGGGGTGATGTTGCTGATGTTTTTAGCCGGCTTGGAACTACATATTTCTGAATTACTTAAATCCACGAAAGTAGCAATCTTAGCTGGCGTTCTGGGAGTGGTACTCCCCTTATTGATGGGGGCAGGCGGTGGTGCTTTATTTAACCTTGCTCCAAAAAACGCCATCTTTCTTGGTTTGACTCTGGCTGCAACCAGCGTGAGTATCTCCGCTCAAACCTTAATGGAATTGAACCGCTTGCGTTCCAAAATCGGCTTTGGTCTGCTCGGCGCGGCAGTCTTCGATGATGTTCTGGTCGTCTTAGGACTGTCGGTTTTCACGGCGCTTGCCATGCCTGACTCTGGCGGGCAATCTGGCTTTGCAATGATCCTGAACACCATCGTCCGTATGGCTCTTTTTCTGACCATTTCCTCGGTCATCGGCTACTTTCTCCTACCCATCCTAAGTCTAAAAATTTTCTCTCTGGAAATCAGCCAGGGGTTAATTTCCTTTGTTTTTGTGAGTATTCTTCTCTTTGGCTGGCTGGCAGATGTCTTGGGTCAGATGGCTGCCATCACCGGCGCTTTTCTTGCCGGACTATGGTTTGCCCGCACCAGTCTGAGAGATCGCATTCTGAGCGGCATCTCGACGATCGCTTATGGTATCTTCGTCCCGGTCTTCTTTGTTGATGTCGGATTGAACGCCGACGTCAAAACCTTAATGGGCGGTAATTTTCTCCTCTTTCTAACCCTCCTCGCCATCGCAGTGATCGGCAAAGTGCTCGGCGCCGGATTAGGCGCATTCTTCAGTGGCTATTCTCTACAAGAAGCCCTACAATTAGGGGTAGGCATGATGTCGCGGGGCGAGGTTGGCTTAATTGTTGCCAGTGTTGGCATTTCGGATGGCTACTTGACCACGGCCTCATTTTCTGCTATTGTAGGGGTTGTGATCGCAACAACCCTGATTACACCACCCATATTACGGTATCTTATCCAACGCGAGTCTTTTGTGGCGAAAACCCTCACCGAAAGTGAATAA
- a CDS encoding Prohibitin, whose protein sequence is MNVAIVLQGIVGILWLAVVALVAVAIVRASRGKKVTTFTTAILGTAIAAILLTSISAGLVFIQPEERGVVISALQPKGYREQVLEPGLRWVIPYFESVVVYSIARQTYTMSIAPLEGEVQGDDSVAARTADGQEVFLDASVIFQADPTQIIQLHINWQKRYAQELVRPLARGIMRDAVAKYRVEEVYSTRRAEITQEITDRMREKLAENGIILVDFVLRNITFSEEYAKSVEQKQIAEQQAQQARFVVEQKKQEAQQAIETARGQAESARIRAQGEADARIIQAKAEAEALQLIAQALRENPDLLTYQYITKLAPNIQVMLVPNNMPYLLPLPSMGPNSVITSTLPTVIPTPTTTP, encoded by the coding sequence ATGAATGTCGCCATCGTATTACAAGGTATTGTAGGTATTCTATGGTTAGCCGTAGTTGCGCTCGTTGCGGTTGCCATCGTACGCGCCTCACGAGGCAAAAAAGTAACCACTTTTACGACAGCCATCCTCGGCACAGCAATAGCAGCCATCTTACTGACATCTATCAGCGCCGGTCTGGTCTTTATTCAACCGGAAGAAAGGGGGGTGGTTATTTCTGCTCTACAACCCAAAGGGTATCGGGAACAGGTTTTGGAACCCGGCTTACGTTGGGTCATTCCGTATTTTGAGAGTGTCGTAGTCTATTCGATTGCCCGCCAGACCTATACGATGTCCATCGCTCCCCTTGAAGGAGAAGTTCAAGGCGATGACTCGGTTGCAGCTCGAACTGCGGATGGACAGGAAGTCTTTTTAGATGCCTCGGTAATCTTTCAGGCAGACCCAACTCAGATTATCCAGTTGCATATCAACTGGCAGAAACGTTATGCGCAAGAACTGGTTCGTCCGTTAGCTCGGGGAATCATGCGTGATGCGGTGGCAAAATATCGGGTCGAAGAAGTCTATAGCACCCGCCGCGCAGAGATTACTCAGGAAATCACAGATAGAATGCGCGAGAAGCTGGCTGAAAATGGGATTATCCTGGTTGATTTTGTGCTGAGAAATATCACCTTCTCCGAAGAGTATGCCAAGTCGGTTGAACAAAAACAGATCGCCGAGCAGCAAGCCCAACAAGCGCGCTTTGTCGTAGAGCAGAAGAAACAAGAAGCCCAACAGGCGATTGAAACAGCACGTGGGCAGGCAGAGTCGGCTCGTATTCGCGCTCAGGGCGAAGCCGATGCGCGTATCATTCAAGCCAAAGCGGAGGCTGAAGCCCTGCAACTCATCGCTCAAGCCTTACGCGAAAACCCCGATTTGCTTACCTACCAATACATCACCAAGCTCGCTCCCAATATCCAGGTGATGTTGGTGCCGAACAATATGCCCTACCTGTTGCCGTTACCTTCGATGGGACCCAACTCTGTAATAACTTCAACCCTGCCAACGGTGATTCCTACACCAACGACTACACCTTGA
- a CDS encoding Helicase PriA essential for oriC/DnaA-independent DNA replication translates to MPRFFQVALNIPQATEVYDYHLPEKDERAVVEVGALVLVPFGSQRVQGVIWREVDSPSVASTRPIERILENRSVLTPLLLKLAQRLAEETLTPLGEWIGFLLPEGYKQRSDWLYRWKGDRAVMDWTPLQKQIVAAIQEKGALRGTQLDHRFNHRDWRKAIQPLIRKGFVEIEPLLVAPRVGTKRARLVSLTLQPSEFEAFLKKHASRWGKAFERRRKVLEFLAREGKAVEVAWVYAECGANAADLRSLSDLGAIRFEESLQWRDPLASKTVISYPPFELTEEQAFAWETILPLLHQAWRGEAPKPMLLQGVTGSGKTELYLRAVDEALKSGRQAIVLVPEISLTPQTIERFAARFVGKVGIYHSRLSPGERFDMWQRCRLGQLSVIVGPRSALFMPFAQPGLVVVDECHDSSYYQEARPYYHTIQAAIAYMQIAAGACLFGSATPSIEQSYFVRQGTWQGITLTRRILSPAQSSSQYLSAQTSLSSSQPSPISDERKLSPVKIVDMRAELKQGNRSIFSRLLSERLHQVLTSGQQAILFLNRRGLATYVFCRDCGFVVNCPRCQIPLTAHTAENRQKSMPLLCHRCGYRRMSPQRCPNCGSLHIRQMGIGTQRVEEEVRRLFPEARVFRWDADTTRQKGTHDRILEQFSRRAADILIGTQMLAKGLDFPLVTLVGVILAEVGLNLPDFRAAERTFQLLTQVAGRAGRSTLGGDVIIQTYQPDHYAIRAAAAQDYELFYQQEIQLRREIQYPPFAQIVRLEYRHLYREQAQREAERQYQELEERLAKEQITHLRISGPLPCYYARLGGWYRWQILLIGEQPQNFLRNHSLRKGWQVEINPISLL, encoded by the coding sequence ATGCCACGTTTTTTTCAAGTTGCGTTGAATATCCCTCAGGCGACTGAGGTCTATGACTATCATCTACCTGAGAAAGATGAGCGCGCAGTTGTAGAAGTCGGTGCATTGGTCCTGGTGCCATTTGGCTCACAGCGAGTTCAAGGGGTTATCTGGAGAGAAGTGGATTCGCCTTCAGTAGCCTCCACTCGCCCGATAGAACGGATTTTGGAAAACCGCTCTGTCTTGACGCCATTGCTCTTGAAACTTGCTCAACGACTTGCTGAAGAGACGCTGACACCGTTAGGTGAGTGGATTGGCTTTTTACTCCCTGAAGGATACAAACAACGCAGCGATTGGCTGTATCGTTGGAAAGGCGATCGGGCGGTCATGGATTGGACACCTCTCCAAAAGCAAATCGTGGCTGCAATTCAAGAAAAAGGTGCTTTACGGGGGACGCAACTCGATCATCGTTTTAACCATCGCGATTGGCGGAAGGCTATCCAGCCATTGATCCGAAAGGGTTTTGTCGAAATCGAACCTCTCCTGGTTGCTCCCAGGGTAGGCACAAAGCGCGCCAGGCTAGTTTCCCTGACTTTGCAACCTTCTGAGTTTGAGGCATTCCTGAAAAAGCATGCCTCAAGGTGGGGAAAAGCTTTTGAAAGAAGGAGAAAGGTGTTGGAATTTCTGGCACGCGAAGGAAAAGCCGTTGAAGTTGCCTGGGTCTATGCGGAATGCGGAGCGAATGCCGCTGACTTAAGATCCCTATCCGACCTGGGGGCAATCCGTTTTGAAGAAAGTCTCCAATGGCGCGATCCTCTGGCATCTAAAACGGTGATTTCTTATCCACCCTTTGAGCTGACGGAAGAGCAGGCTTTCGCATGGGAAACGATCCTGCCTCTCTTGCACCAGGCCTGGCGCGGGGAAGCCCCGAAACCGATGTTGTTGCAGGGAGTGACCGGGTCGGGGAAAACCGAGTTATACCTGCGAGCGGTTGATGAGGCGCTCAAGAGTGGCAGGCAGGCGATTGTCCTTGTGCCAGAGATTTCACTGACACCGCAGACAATTGAGCGTTTTGCAGCCCGTTTTGTTGGCAAAGTAGGGATTTACCATTCTCGCTTATCGCCCGGTGAGCGATTCGACATGTGGCAACGCTGCCGCCTGGGACAACTCTCGGTGATTGTAGGACCGCGCAGCGCGTTGTTTATGCCATTCGCCCAGCCCGGCCTGGTGGTTGTTGATGAATGCCATGACTCCAGTTACTACCAGGAGGCGCGACCTTATTATCACACCATTCAGGCTGCCATTGCGTATATGCAAATTGCCGCCGGAGCCTGTCTGTTCGGTTCAGCAACCCCAAGTATTGAACAATCTTATTTTGTGCGCCAGGGCACCTGGCAGGGTATAACGCTGACCAGGCGAATTTTGTCTCCGGCGCAAAGCTCCAGCCAATATCTTTCCGCCCAAACGTCGCTCAGTTCTTCGCAACCTTCCCCGATTTCTGACGAAAGAAAGCTCTCACCGGTCAAAATCGTCGATATGCGGGCTGAGTTAAAACAAGGGAATCGTTCAATTTTTAGCCGTTTGCTGAGCGAGCGGTTGCATCAGGTTTTAACCTCTGGGCAGCAGGCGATTCTGTTTCTCAATCGGCGTGGCCTGGCTACGTATGTCTTCTGCCGCGATTGCGGATTTGTCGTCAATTGCCCCCGTTGTCAAATCCCCCTGACTGCTCATACTGCCGAGAACAGGCAAAAATCAATGCCCTTGCTTTGTCACCGCTGTGGATATCGAAGGATGAGCCCGCAAAGGTGTCCCAACTGCGGCAGTCTCCACATCCGCCAGATGGGCATCGGCACGCAGAGGGTGGAAGAAGAGGTCAGGCGTTTGTTTCCTGAGGCGCGGGTTTTCCGCTGGGATGCTGACACAACCAGACAGAAAGGCACACATGATCGAATTTTGGAGCAGTTTTCTCGTCGTGCAGCCGACATTCTGATCGGTACGCAAATGCTTGCCAAGGGGTTGGATTTCCCACTCGTAACCTTGGTTGGGGTGATTCTGGCTGAAGTGGGGTTGAATTTGCCCGATTTTCGAGCTGCTGAACGCACCTTTCAATTGCTCACTCAGGTAGCCGGACGGGCTGGACGAAGCACCTTAGGAGGAGACGTGATCATTCAGACTTACCAGCCTGATCACTATGCCATTCGGGCCGCTGCAGCGCAGGATTATGAACTGTTTTATCAGCAGGAAATCCAACTGCGGAGGGAAATCCAATATCCTCCTTTTGCGCAAATCGTTCGATTGGAATACCGCCATTTGTACCGGGAACAGGCTCAAAGAGAAGCTGAGCGCCAATACCAGGAATTAGAAGAGCGGTTGGCAAAGGAGCAAATCACTCATCTGCGCATAAGTGGCCCGCTACCTTGTTATTATGCTCGTCTTGGAGGGTGGTATCGCTGGCAAATTCTGCTCATCGGTGAACAACCGCAAAATTTCTTGCGCAACCACTCCTTACGGAAGGGGTGGCAGGTTGAAATTAATCCGATAAGCTTGCTATAA
- a CDS encoding Magnesium and cobalt efflux protein CorC, with protein MSDLLEVLIVFFFILTNAFFVIAEYALITVRKTRLEELDQQGVQAARWAKRAIMDPVRLIATVQLGVTLSGLALGWIGEPALADLLGQLFGNFIPSIEKRLLSSLASGLAFGSITFLLVVFGELVPKAVALRYAEQAALALAAPLVYLQKAFQPLVWILNGAANFFLNFLGLRVGEQKENVLSVEELRMMVAASTEQGVFQEEQGEMLEAIFDLGQQLVRQVMIPRTEMVAVEAETKLPQIIQLTSESGYTKFPVYDDSLDQIIGIVHLKDLLRAMLSSESQNLTARMLAREALFVPETLTVRDLLKRFRTARQHIAIVMDEFGGTGGLVTLEDLMEEIVGEVSDPFDHTAPAFLVQPDGSILIDGMTLIEDVNERLGLDLSDPHYDTIAGFVLGKLGRIPQVNDTVESNGVRIRVDAMDGLRIARLVLERIS; from the coding sequence TTGTCTGATCTTCTTGAAGTCCTGATCGTTTTCTTCTTTATCTTAACCAATGCCTTCTTTGTAATTGCCGAATATGCGCTGATAACGGTTCGTAAAACTCGCCTGGAAGAGCTCGATCAACAGGGTGTTCAGGCAGCCCGTTGGGCGAAACGAGCCATAATGGACCCGGTTCGCCTGATCGCAACCGTGCAGTTGGGGGTCACACTTTCAGGGTTGGCTTTGGGCTGGATTGGTGAGCCGGCGCTGGCGGATCTTTTGGGTCAACTCTTTGGAAATTTCATCCCTTCGATCGAGAAACGCCTGTTAAGCAGTCTGGCGAGTGGATTGGCATTTGGATCGATCACATTTCTACTGGTTGTTTTTGGTGAGTTGGTGCCAAAAGCAGTCGCCCTGCGATATGCTGAGCAGGCGGCTTTAGCTCTGGCAGCTCCGCTGGTGTACCTGCAAAAGGCTTTTCAACCTCTTGTGTGGATATTAAATGGCGCGGCTAATTTTTTTCTCAATTTTCTGGGCTTGCGGGTGGGGGAACAGAAAGAAAATGTCTTATCTGTAGAAGAATTGCGCATGATGGTAGCAGCCAGCACCGAGCAGGGTGTCTTTCAAGAAGAACAGGGGGAGATGCTCGAGGCAATTTTTGACTTGGGCCAACAATTGGTGCGTCAGGTAATGATCCCACGCACTGAAATGGTGGCTGTAGAAGCTGAAACAAAACTGCCGCAAATCATTCAATTGACCAGCGAGAGTGGCTATACTAAATTTCCGGTCTATGATGACAGCCTGGATCAAATTATCGGTATTGTGCATCTCAAGGATCTCTTGAGGGCAATGCTTTCCTCAGAGAGCCAGAACTTGACTGCCAGAATGCTGGCAAGGGAGGCTCTCTTTGTCCCGGAAACCCTCACCGTGCGGGATTTGCTTAAACGCTTTCGCACTGCTCGCCAGCATATCGCCATCGTCATGGATGAATTTGGCGGAACGGGTGGGTTGGTCACATTAGAGGATTTGATGGAAGAAATCGTTGGCGAGGTCAGCGATCCTTTTGACCATACCGCCCCGGCATTCCTCGTTCAGCCAGATGGTTCAATCCTGATCGATGGCATGACCTTGATCGAAGATGTAAATGAAAGGTTAGGTTTGGATTTATCTGATCCGCATTACGATACGATAGCCGGCTTTGTATTGGGTAAATTGGGGAGGATTCCCCAGGTAAATGATACAGTAGAAAGTAATGGCGTGCGTATCCGGGTGGATGCCATGGATGGCCTGCGGATTGCCCGCCTTGTGTTGGAACGCATTTCCTGA
- a CDS encoding DNA-binding response regulator, LuxR family — translation MSNPITILIVDDHPIVRKGLRTLLLSEADIQTVYEAENGLQAIQIVQQHHPQIILMDLVMAPINGVEAIGRIKAIQPTARILVLTAYADDDKVFPAIKAGASGYVLKDIPPEELLQAVRDVANGESFLHPTIAARLMREITQTGTPSEHSEALTERELEVLRWIARGLSNQEIAVKLHVSERTITTHISNILDKLHLANRTQATLYALRKGIASLYDDQNPTT, via the coding sequence ATGTCTAATCCGATAACCATTCTCATCGTTGACGATCATCCCATTGTTCGCAAAGGTTTGCGCACATTGCTGTTGAGTGAAGCCGACATTCAGACGGTATATGAGGCAGAAAATGGCCTTCAAGCAATCCAGATCGTTCAACAGCATCATCCTCAGATAATCTTGATGGACCTGGTCATGGCTCCCATCAACGGGGTTGAAGCCATTGGGCGGATCAAAGCCATCCAACCTACGGCGCGCATTCTGGTTTTGACCGCTTATGCAGACGATGATAAAGTCTTCCCAGCCATCAAAGCCGGGGCATCCGGCTATGTGCTCAAAGACATACCTCCTGAAGAACTCCTTCAAGCGGTTCGGGATGTCGCCAATGGCGAATCCTTTTTGCACCCAACCATTGCAGCGCGCTTGATGCGCGAAATTACCCAGACCGGTACACCGTCGGAACATAGCGAAGCCCTGACCGAGCGCGAGCTGGAAGTGCTGCGCTGGATCGCGCGCGGCTTAAGCAATCAAGAGATTGCAGTTAAGCTGCATGTGTCCGAGCGCACGATTACAACCCATATCAGCAACATTCTGGATAAACTCCACCTGGCAAATCGAACCCAGGCAACCCTGTATGCCCTGCGCAAAGGGATTGCCAGCCTTTATGATGACCAGAACCCCACTACGTAA